A window of Tautonia plasticadhaerens contains these coding sequences:
- a CDS encoding efflux RND transporter periplasmic adaptor subunit, which produces MTRSRRSGVAALAAGVLAALGCQPRNEYAPPPPPAVEVATPVERPVTDYLEFTGSTRAIATVELRARVNGYLEEIHFEDGSTVEEGQLLFTIEQAPYRTKLAMAEADLARARAALQLAEGELGRLRTLVRRDAGTVQELDIKQAERESAVAGLAAAEAAVEDAELQLAYCEIRAPIAGRIGRHLVDTGNLVQAEMTSLAIIERFDPIYVYFTLSEGDLLDLQSEQDPNQAAPSSPLGEGERVLEVGLGGEQGYPYTGRLDFADLGVDPGTGTLQLRGIFPNEDGRLLPGLFARVRTAVGAARPRLLVPDRALGTDQRGDYVLVVGDEDVVEYRSVTIGRSLDGMSVITSGLEGDERVVVNGVQFARPGAPVDPQPSDAAEGPEAVAEADAEAEAEADLGPTAPEAAPGLAAGPDAPDPEVEDAPAPGPTSGPREGPVPPAAAAAPSTTRPR; this is translated from the coding sequence ATGACCCGCAGTCGAAGGTCCGGAGTTGCAGCGCTGGCCGCCGGGGTGCTGGCGGCCCTGGGATGCCAGCCGAGGAACGAGTACGCCCCGCCCCCGCCGCCGGCGGTCGAGGTCGCGACGCCGGTCGAGCGGCCGGTGACCGACTACCTGGAGTTCACCGGCTCGACCCGGGCGATCGCCACGGTCGAGCTGCGGGCCCGGGTCAACGGCTACCTGGAGGAGATCCACTTCGAGGACGGGTCGACGGTCGAGGAGGGCCAGCTCCTGTTCACCATCGAGCAGGCCCCCTACCGCACCAAGCTCGCGATGGCCGAGGCCGACCTGGCCAGGGCCCGGGCCGCGTTGCAGCTGGCCGAGGGCGAGCTGGGCCGCCTGCGGACGCTGGTCCGCCGGGACGCCGGCACGGTGCAGGAGCTGGACATCAAGCAGGCCGAGCGCGAGTCGGCCGTCGCCGGCCTGGCCGCCGCCGAGGCGGCGGTCGAGGACGCCGAGCTGCAACTCGCCTACTGCGAGATCCGCGCCCCGATCGCCGGCCGGATCGGCCGACACCTGGTCGACACGGGCAACCTGGTCCAGGCCGAGATGACCTCGCTGGCGATCATCGAGCGCTTCGACCCGATCTACGTCTACTTCACCCTCAGCGAGGGGGACCTGCTCGACCTCCAGAGCGAGCAGGATCCCAACCAGGCCGCCCCGTCCTCCCCCCTGGGGGAGGGCGAGCGGGTGCTGGAGGTGGGCCTGGGGGGCGAGCAGGGCTACCCGTACACGGGCCGCCTCGACTTCGCCGACCTGGGCGTCGACCCGGGCACCGGCACGCTCCAGCTCCGGGGCATCTTCCCGAACGAGGACGGACGCCTGCTGCCGGGCCTCTTCGCCCGGGTCCGCACCGCCGTCGGCGCGGCCCGCCCCCGTTTGCTCGTGCCCGACCGGGCGCTCGGCACCGACCAGCGGGGCGACTACGTGCTGGTGGTCGGCGACGAGGACGTCGTCGAGTACCGCTCCGTCACGATCGGCCGGTCCCTGGACGGGATGAGCGTGATCACCTCCGGCCTGGAGGGGGACGAACGCGTGGTCGTCAACGGCGTGCAGTTCGCCCGCCCGGGCGCCCCGGTCGACCCCCAGCCGTCCGACGCCGCCGAGGGCCCCGAGGCGGTCGCCGAGGCTGACGCCGAGGCCGAGGCTGAAGCCGATCTCGGCCCGACGGCCCCGGAGGCCGCCCCGGGCCTCGCCGCCGGGCCGGACGCCCCCGACCCGGAGGTCGAAGACGCCCCGGCCCCCGGGCCGACCTCGGGCCCGCGCGAGGGCCCGGTGCCCCCCGCCGCCGCCGCGGCCCCGTCCACGACCCGCCCCCGCTGA
- a CDS encoding efflux RND transporter permease subunit, with the protein MSRFFIDRPIFANVIAIVTMIFGAVALLALPIEQYPEITPPTVQVRAVYPGASAQVVADTVAAPIEQQVNGVEDMLYMQSTSSSDGSYSLTVTFEVGTDLDQAQVLVQNRISAAEPLLPEEVRRQGVTAKKQSTNIILVINLLSPDNTYDSLFMSNYASLRIRDELSRIDGVGDARSFGSTEYSMRIWLDPEKLKARNLTTQDILRVLREQNVQVAAGAIGQSPAPEGQNFQLTISALGRLSDAEQFEQIVVKGGEGTRVTYLRDVARVELGAQTYDQYALKNAQPTASIAIFQLPGANALQVADDIRATIERLSEDFPQGMTYDIPFDTTLFVRESIREVYKTLFEAGVLVLVVILVFLQDWRGVLIPATTVPVTIVGAFTALALLGFTVNMLTLFGLVLAIGIVVDDAIVIVENAAHHIERGRNPRDATIRAMGEVTGPIIGITLVLMAVFVPTAFLGGITGQLYRQFALTIAATAIISAINALTLKPAQSASLLRPLRGRKNFFFRAFNWVYDRFAWVYLAIVKGLVRVPVLVMLLFFGVVAGTVYLYASLPTGFLPVEDQGYAISLVQLPDGASLQRTSEVVDEANDILMNTPGVENVFAIAGFSLLDSTATSNAATFFVVFEPFEERHEEEKSMEAILGSIRGQYASRIKEAVAMIFPPPSIRGLGTTGGFQLQLEDKGAGLQELARMVQQVQADAGGQSSLQAVTSTFRAGVPQLYADVDRVKAKTMDLDLNDVFGTMQASLGSAYVNDFNKFGRTYQVRVQADERFRSSPEDIRKLEVRNLRGEMVPLGAIVDVKKVVGPQIISRYNLYPTAAVTGEAAPGYSSGDALTLMEQMLARNLPPGMGYEWTGMSFQEKRVSGQSVWVFGLAVLFVYLVLAAQYESWLLPAAVIFVVPLGLLGAATAVALRGFDNNVYTQIGIVLIIALASKNAILIVEFARDLHAQGKSIREAAVEAAGLRFRPILMTSFAFILGVWPLVNAEGAGAASRQALGTAVFGGMIASTLLAVFVVPVFFVVFQWLAEFRPFGRRRAQAEADAEPAPTPEDDPAPHRGEPAVPVH; encoded by the coding sequence ATGTCGCGTTTCTTCATCGACCGGCCGATCTTCGCCAACGTCATCGCCATCGTCACGATGATCTTCGGCGCGGTCGCGCTGCTGGCCTTGCCGATCGAGCAATACCCCGAGATCACCCCGCCGACGGTCCAGGTCCGGGCCGTCTACCCGGGCGCCAGCGCCCAGGTGGTCGCCGACACGGTCGCCGCGCCGATCGAGCAGCAGGTCAACGGCGTGGAGGACATGCTCTACATGCAGTCCACCTCGTCGAGCGACGGCTCGTACTCCCTGACGGTGACCTTCGAGGTGGGCACCGACCTGGACCAGGCCCAGGTCCTCGTGCAGAACCGGATCTCCGCGGCCGAGCCGCTGCTGCCGGAGGAGGTCCGCCGCCAGGGCGTGACGGCCAAGAAGCAGTCGACCAACATCATCCTGGTCATCAACCTGCTGTCGCCGGACAACACCTATGACAGCCTGTTCATGTCCAACTACGCCTCGCTCCGCATCCGGGACGAGCTGAGCCGGATCGACGGCGTGGGCGACGCCCGGAGCTTCGGCAGCACCGAGTACAGCATGCGGATCTGGCTCGACCCGGAGAAGCTCAAGGCGAGGAACCTGACCACCCAGGACATCCTGCGGGTGCTCCGGGAGCAGAACGTCCAGGTGGCGGCGGGGGCGATCGGCCAGTCCCCGGCCCCGGAAGGCCAGAACTTCCAGCTGACGATCTCGGCCCTGGGCCGCCTGAGCGATGCGGAGCAGTTCGAGCAGATCGTGGTCAAGGGGGGCGAGGGGACCCGGGTCACCTACCTGAGGGACGTCGCCCGGGTGGAGCTGGGTGCCCAGACCTACGACCAGTACGCGCTGAAGAACGCCCAGCCGACGGCCAGCATCGCCATCTTCCAGCTGCCCGGCGCCAACGCCCTCCAGGTGGCCGACGACATCCGGGCGACGATCGAGCGGCTGAGCGAGGACTTCCCCCAGGGGATGACCTACGACATCCCCTTCGACACCACCCTCTTCGTGCGGGAGTCGATTCGGGAGGTCTACAAGACGCTCTTCGAGGCCGGCGTCCTGGTGCTGGTCGTCATCCTCGTCTTCCTCCAGGACTGGCGGGGGGTGCTCATCCCGGCGACCACCGTGCCCGTGACGATCGTCGGCGCCTTCACGGCGCTGGCCCTGCTCGGCTTCACGGTGAACATGCTCACCCTCTTCGGCCTGGTGCTGGCGATCGGCATCGTGGTCGACGACGCGATCGTGATCGTCGAGAACGCGGCGCACCACATCGAGCGCGGCCGCAACCCCCGGGACGCGACGATCCGGGCGATGGGGGAGGTGACCGGGCCGATCATCGGCATCACGCTCGTGCTGATGGCCGTGTTCGTCCCCACGGCCTTCCTGGGGGGGATCACCGGGCAGCTCTACCGGCAGTTCGCCCTGACGATCGCCGCCACCGCGATCATCAGCGCCATCAACGCGTTGACGCTCAAGCCGGCGCAATCGGCCTCCCTGCTCCGCCCCCTGCGGGGCCGGAAGAATTTCTTCTTCCGGGCCTTCAACTGGGTCTACGACCGCTTCGCCTGGGTCTACCTGGCGATCGTCAAGGGGCTGGTCCGCGTCCCCGTGCTGGTGATGCTCCTGTTCTTCGGCGTGGTGGCGGGGACGGTCTACCTCTATGCCAGCCTGCCGACGGGCTTCCTGCCGGTGGAGGACCAGGGCTACGCCATCTCGCTGGTGCAGCTCCCCGACGGGGCCTCGCTGCAGCGGACCTCCGAGGTGGTCGACGAGGCGAACGACATTCTCATGAACACGCCCGGCGTGGAGAACGTGTTCGCCATTGCCGGCTTCTCCCTGCTGGACAGCACCGCCACGTCGAACGCCGCCACCTTCTTCGTCGTCTTCGAGCCCTTCGAGGAGCGGCACGAGGAGGAGAAGTCCATGGAGGCGATCCTCGGCAGCATCCGCGGCCAGTACGCGTCGCGGATCAAGGAGGCCGTGGCGATGATCTTCCCGCCGCCGTCGATCCGGGGGCTGGGCACCACCGGCGGCTTCCAGCTCCAGCTGGAGGACAAGGGGGCCGGGCTCCAGGAGCTGGCCCGGATGGTCCAGCAGGTGCAGGCCGACGCGGGGGGCCAGTCCTCCCTGCAGGCCGTGACCAGCACCTTCCGCGCCGGGGTTCCGCAGCTCTACGCCGACGTCGACCGGGTGAAGGCCAAGACGATGGACCTGGACCTCAACGACGTCTTCGGCACCATGCAGGCCTCGCTCGGCTCGGCCTACGTGAACGACTTCAACAAGTTCGGCCGCACCTATCAGGTCCGCGTCCAGGCCGACGAGCGCTTCCGCAGCTCACCGGAGGACATCCGCAAGCTGGAGGTCCGCAACCTCAGGGGCGAGATGGTGCCGCTGGGCGCCATCGTCGACGTGAAGAAGGTCGTCGGCCCGCAGATCATCAGCCGGTACAACCTCTACCCGACCGCCGCCGTCACCGGCGAGGCCGCGCCGGGGTACAGCTCCGGGGACGCCCTGACGCTGATGGAGCAGATGCTCGCGCGGAACCTGCCGCCCGGCATGGGCTACGAGTGGACGGGCATGTCCTTCCAGGAGAAGCGCGTCAGCGGCCAGTCGGTCTGGGTCTTCGGCCTGGCGGTGCTGTTCGTCTACCTCGTGCTGGCGGCCCAGTACGAGAGCTGGCTGCTGCCGGCGGCGGTGATCTTCGTCGTGCCGCTGGGCCTGCTGGGCGCCGCCACGGCGGTGGCCCTCCGGGGGTTCGACAACAACGTCTACACGCAGATCGGCATCGTGCTGATCATCGCCCTGGCGAGCAAGAACGCGATCCTCATCGTCGAGTTCGCCCGGGACCTGCACGCGCAGGGCAAGTCGATCCGGGAGGCGGCCGTCGAGGCGGCCGGCCTGCGGTTCCGGCCGATCCTGATGACCAGCTTCGCGTTCATCCTCGGCGTCTGGCCGCTGGTCAACGCCGAGGGGGCCGGGGCCGCGAGCCGGCAGGCCCTCGGCACGGCCGTCTTCGGCGGGATGATCGCCTCGACCCTCCTGGCCGTGTTCGTCGTGCCGGTCTTCTTCGTCGTCTTCCAGTGGCTCGCCGAGTTCCGCCCCTTCGGCCGACGCCGGGCGCAGGCCGAGGCCGACGCCGAGCCCGCCCCGACCCCCGAGGATGACCCCGCCCCCCACCGGGGCGAACCCGCCGTGCCCGTCCACTGA
- a CDS encoding alkaline phosphatase family protein, which yields MATATKVFVLGLDGATWDILGPLAEAGELPNLSRVRARGASGTLRSIFPPLSPVAWTGVMTGKNPGKHGIFEFLEFGHDPLGGRVNTSRSIDSALLWEVAARYGRKTTAGAVPMSYPPRKTPGLNFLGDFLAPPNARDFTSDPELFAELERHLGEPYRPWDVSVHDGGREPEALAGLTSFLDHHLRAVRFLMDARPWDLFVYDLMATDRIQHELWHAWEPSHRVARGRDLSKVRDGFVAFWKRLDEGIGEIEAALPADATLVLMSDHGFGPVEHFVNFNVWLLDRGYITLIDTPYVRQKHWFFRRGVTLEWIYRIMARLGQAKHRVSRFGGSQDNRLDQMAESLFLSRRHIDWSKTRAYAQGNFGQIFVNKQGRQPNGCVRPEDVRPLLDDLKAELAGLTHPETGGPLVDRVYEAEELYQGPNAHLAPDLTVVLGDWRYRTIGLHDFTTHKVISPAFGPTGDHRMEGVFLASGPTIRPGSSLGPDATLLDIAPTVLRLLGVPAPDDLDGRPLLEVLDPSSLPDLDEPIAPPDPGDADGPPGGGSDDAPDPEDDEAVKQRLAELGYL from the coding sequence ATGGCGACGGCGACCAAGGTGTTCGTGCTCGGGCTCGACGGGGCGACCTGGGACATCCTCGGGCCGCTGGCCGAGGCCGGGGAGCTGCCGAACCTCTCCCGGGTGCGGGCTCGGGGGGCGTCGGGCACCCTGCGGTCGATCTTCCCGCCGCTGAGCCCGGTGGCCTGGACCGGCGTGATGACCGGCAAGAACCCGGGCAAGCACGGCATCTTCGAGTTCCTGGAGTTCGGGCACGACCCGCTCGGCGGCCGGGTGAACACGTCCCGGTCGATCGACTCGGCGCTGCTCTGGGAGGTCGCCGCCCGCTACGGCCGGAAGACGACCGCCGGCGCCGTTCCGATGAGCTACCCGCCCCGGAAGACCCCCGGCCTGAATTTCCTCGGCGACTTCCTCGCCCCCCCCAACGCCCGGGACTTCACCTCCGACCCGGAGCTGTTCGCCGAGCTGGAACGGCACCTCGGCGAGCCCTACCGCCCCTGGGACGTCTCCGTCCACGACGGCGGCCGGGAGCCCGAGGCGCTGGCCGGCCTGACCTCGTTCCTCGACCACCACCTCCGGGCCGTGCGGTTCCTGATGGACGCCCGCCCCTGGGACCTGTTCGTCTACGACCTGATGGCGACCGACCGCATCCAGCACGAACTCTGGCATGCCTGGGAGCCGTCGCACCGGGTCGCCCGGGGCCGGGACCTGTCGAAGGTCCGGGACGGCTTCGTCGCCTTCTGGAAGCGGCTCGACGAGGGGATCGGCGAGATCGAGGCCGCCCTGCCCGCCGACGCCACCCTCGTGCTGATGAGCGACCACGGCTTCGGGCCGGTCGAGCACTTCGTCAACTTCAACGTATGGCTGCTCGACCGCGGATACATCACGCTCATCGACACCCCCTACGTCCGCCAGAAGCACTGGTTCTTCCGACGGGGGGTGACGCTGGAGTGGATCTACCGCATCATGGCCCGGCTCGGCCAGGCGAAGCACCGGGTCAGCCGGTTCGGCGGCAGCCAGGACAACCGGCTCGACCAGATGGCCGAGTCGCTCTTCCTCTCCCGGCGCCACATCGACTGGTCGAAGACGAGGGCCTACGCCCAGGGCAATTTCGGCCAGATCTTCGTCAATAAACAGGGCCGCCAGCCCAATGGCTGCGTCCGGCCCGAGGACGTCCGCCCGCTGCTCGACGACCTCAAGGCCGAGCTGGCCGGGCTGACCCATCCCGAGACGGGGGGGCCGCTGGTCGACCGGGTCTATGAGGCGGAGGAACTCTACCAGGGCCCCAACGCCCACCTGGCGCCCGACCTGACCGTGGTGCTGGGGGACTGGCGATACCGGACGATCGGCCTGCACGACTTCACCACCCACAAGGTCATCTCCCCCGCCTTCGGCCCCACGGGGGACCACCGGATGGAGGGGGTCTTCCTCGCCTCCGGCCCCACGATCCGCCCCGGCTCCTCCCTCGGCCCGGACGCCACCCTGCTGGACATCGCCCCGACCGTCCTCCGGTTGCTCGGCGTCCCGGCCCCCGACGACCTCGACGGCCGGCCCCTGCTGGAAGTCCTCGACCCCTCCTCCCTCCCCGACCTCGACGAGCCGATCGCCCCCCCCGACCCGGGCGACGCCGACGGCCCTCCCGGGGGCGGGTCGGACGATGCCCCCGACCCCGAGGACGACGAGGCGGTCAAGCAACGCCTGGCCGAACTCGGCTACCTCTGA
- a CDS encoding thioredoxin family protein — protein sequence MIDWNLAFERSLPYDEFLSRHGKEAERAKWAAIHGRVALTGPQRELIGGFVRRMPVLCLAGTWCGDCVSQCPILDHIARANPSAIELRYLDRDALPEVADALKVNGGRRVPAVVFLSEDFLEVSRFGDRTLSRYRKLAADQLGPSCPTGLVPPAVEELAAVTAEWVDQFERAHLILRLSGRLREKHGD from the coding sequence ATGATCGATTGGAACCTCGCGTTCGAGCGGTCCTTGCCCTACGACGAATTCCTCTCCCGGCACGGCAAGGAGGCCGAGCGGGCCAAGTGGGCGGCCATCCACGGCCGGGTGGCGCTGACCGGCCCGCAGCGCGAGCTGATCGGCGGGTTCGTCCGCCGGATGCCGGTGCTCTGCCTGGCCGGGACCTGGTGCGGCGACTGCGTCTCCCAGTGCCCGATCCTCGACCACATCGCCCGGGCCAACCCCTCGGCGATCGAGCTCCGCTACCTCGACCGGGACGCCCTGCCCGAGGTCGCCGACGCCCTGAAGGTCAACGGCGGCCGCCGGGTGCCCGCGGTCGTCTTCCTCAGCGAGGACTTCCTGGAGGTCTCCCGGTTCGGCGACCGGACCCTCTCGCGCTACCGCAAGCTCGCTGCCGACCAGCTCGGGCCGAGCTGCCCGACCGGCCTGGTCCCCCCCGCCGTCGAGGAGCTGGCCGCCGTCACCGCCGAGTGGGTCGACCAGTTCGAGCGCGCCCACCTCATCCTCCGCCTCTCCGGCCGCCTCCGGGAGAAGCACGGCGACTGA
- a CDS encoding VOC family protein encodes MTKLMTCLYFDRGQAREAAEFYASVFPDSHVGKAHASSVDLPAAKEGEELLVEFTVLGQAYVGLNGGPEFTPNEAVSFMVVTETQEETDRYWGAIVGNGGKESACGWCKDLWGFSWQITPRVLLEAVADPDRAAAKRAMEAMMTMGKIDIAAIEAARRGEG; translated from the coding sequence ATGACCAAGCTGATGACCTGCCTGTACTTCGACCGCGGTCAGGCCCGCGAGGCGGCCGAGTTCTACGCGAGCGTGTTCCCCGACAGCCACGTCGGCAAGGCCCACGCCTCCTCCGTGGACCTCCCGGCCGCGAAGGAGGGCGAGGAACTCCTGGTCGAATTCACCGTCCTGGGGCAGGCTTACGTCGGCCTGAACGGCGGGCCGGAATTCACGCCGAACGAAGCCGTGAGCTTCATGGTCGTGACCGAGACCCAGGAGGAGACCGACCGCTACTGGGGCGCCATCGTCGGAAACGGCGGCAAGGAGAGCGCCTGCGGCTGGTGCAAGGACCTCTGGGGCTTCTCCTGGCAGATCACGCCGCGCGTGCTGCTCGAGGCGGTGGCTGACCCCGATCGGGCCGCCGCGAAGCGGGCGATGGAGGCGATGATGACGATGGGGAAGATCGACATCGCCGCGATCGAAGCCGCACGGCGGGGCGAGGGCTGA
- a CDS encoding DoxX family protein, producing MTDAIPKWQRVTGWVLSGILAFVFLPSAFFKIAQPEGFIEEWSETYPAASALLLGVVELAVFALYLVPKTRYLGGLLMLAYLGGAVATHVHANDGMFFVPVIVGVVAWLGLYFRDRKLRSLVPLVAD from the coding sequence ATGACGGATGCGATTCCGAAATGGCAGCGCGTGACCGGCTGGGTGCTCTCGGGCATCCTCGCCTTCGTGTTCCTTCCCAGCGCCTTCTTCAAGATCGCGCAACCCGAGGGCTTCATCGAGGAGTGGTCCGAGACCTACCCCGCCGCCTCCGCCCTGCTGCTCGGGGTCGTCGAGCTGGCGGTGTTCGCACTCTACCTCGTCCCGAAGACCCGCTACCTCGGCGGCCTCCTCATGCTCGCCTACCTGGGCGGTGCCGTGGCGACCCACGTCCATGCCAACGACGGGATGTTCTTCGTGCCGGTGATCGTCGGCGTCGTCGCCTGGCTCGGGCTGTATTTCCGCGACCGTAAGCTCCGCTCCCTCGTGCCGCTCGTGGCTGATTGA
- a CDS encoding MmcQ/YjbR family DNA-binding protein has protein sequence MTANDFRELALGFDDAEESAHMGAADFRVGGRIFATLAHEPLGFGNLMLSPELQQSLIAEAPGVFLPVSGGWGRQGATHLRLAEATPEQLLKGLQLAWNLRVQKNAKSRKPRGKRKP, from the coding sequence ATGACCGCCAACGACTTCCGTGAGCTGGCCCTTGGCTTCGACGACGCCGAGGAAAGCGCTCACATGGGGGCTGCCGACTTCCGCGTCGGCGGCCGCATCTTCGCGACCCTCGCCCATGAGCCTCTCGGGTTCGGGAATTTGATGCTCTCCCCCGAACTGCAGCAGTCGCTCATTGCGGAGGCCCCGGGGGTGTTCCTCCCCGTCTCCGGCGGCTGGGGGAGGCAGGGCGCGACTCATCTCCGCCTGGCGGAGGCGACGCCCGAGCAGCTGCTCAAAGGGCTCCAGCTCGCCTGGAATCTGCGAGTGCAGAAGAACGCGAAATCGAGGAAGCCCCGAGGCAAGCGGAAGCCCTGA
- the rpsL gene encoding 30S ribosomal protein S12 yields MPTINQLVRKPRKQQYTKTKSPVLEANPFKRGVCLQVKTMTPKKPNSALRKVARVRLSNGKEITAYIGGEGHNLQEHSIVLVRGGRVRDLPGVRYHIVRGVLDSLGVADRKQARSKYGAKAKGAPPAKGARKK; encoded by the coding sequence ATGCCCACGATCAATCAGCTCGTCCGCAAGCCGCGGAAGCAGCAGTACACCAAGACCAAGTCCCCGGTGCTCGAGGCCAACCCGTTCAAGCGGGGGGTCTGCCTGCAGGTCAAGACGATGACGCCCAAGAAGCCCAACTCGGCGCTCCGCAAGGTGGCCCGGGTGCGGCTCTCCAACGGCAAGGAGATCACCGCCTACATCGGCGGCGAGGGGCACAACCTGCAGGAGCACTCGATCGTGCTGGTGCGGGGCGGCCGCGTCCGCGACCTGCCCGGCGTGCGGTACCACATCGTCCGGGGCGTGCTCGACTCGCTCGGCGTGGCCGACCGCAAGCAGGCCCGCTCCAAGTACGGCGCCAAGGCCAAGGGCGCCCCGCCCGCCAAGGGCGCCCGCAAGAAGTAA
- the rpsG gene encoding 30S ribosomal protein S7, with protein MARKFTASKMQLRPDPRFGSKLASKFINCLMYDGKKSVAQRVFYDATDLIQKRLPDIDPLEVFVRAVENVMPVIEVRSKRVGGATYQVPMQVKKNRQQTLAIRWLLMASREKKGRPMHVKLADELIAAFNREGAAMSRRENVHRMADANKAFAHFAW; from the coding sequence ATGGCCCGCAAGTTCACCGCCAGCAAGATGCAGCTCCGGCCGGACCCGAGGTTCGGCTCGAAGCTGGCCAGCAAGTTCATCAACTGCCTGATGTACGACGGCAAGAAGAGCGTCGCCCAGCGCGTCTTCTACGACGCCACCGACCTCATCCAGAAGCGGCTGCCGGACATCGACCCCCTGGAGGTCTTCGTCCGGGCGGTCGAGAACGTCATGCCGGTCATCGAGGTCCGCTCCAAGCGCGTCGGCGGTGCCACCTACCAGGTGCCGATGCAGGTGAAGAAGAACCGCCAGCAGACCCTGGCGATCCGCTGGCTCCTCATGGCCTCCCGCGAGAAGAAGGGCCGGCCGATGCACGTGAAGCTCGCCGACGAGCTGATCGCCGCCTTCAACCGGGAAGGCGCCGCCATGAGCCGCCGCGAGAACGTGCACCGCATGGCCGACGCCAACAAGGCGTTCGCCCACTTCGCCTGGTGA
- a CDS encoding Uma2 family endonuclease: MSAEVAPRRLVTSEEFFALPDDGIDRDLIDGVVVEWGKRMTRRHRKHGRVEAQVSYLLKRWLFERPEPRGEVVAGEVYFRLRRPGDPEAEANVGIDVAYVSAGLVAATADEATFFDGPPVLAVEILSPSNTQEEIDDKVALYLAAGVPIVWVINTRYRTITIYRPDAEPELVNALGELAAEPHLPGFRVEARRVFE, encoded by the coding sequence ATGTCCGCCGAAGTCGCCCCGCGCCGCCTGGTCACGTCCGAGGAGTTCTTCGCCCTGCCCGACGACGGGATCGACCGCGACCTGATCGACGGGGTCGTCGTCGAGTGGGGGAAGCGCATGACCCGACGCCATCGCAAGCACGGGCGAGTCGAAGCCCAGGTGAGCTATCTGCTGAAGCGGTGGCTCTTCGAACGGCCGGAGCCCCGGGGGGAGGTCGTCGCGGGCGAGGTCTACTTCCGCCTTCGGCGCCCTGGAGACCCCGAGGCCGAGGCGAACGTCGGCATCGACGTGGCGTACGTCTCGGCCGGGCTGGTCGCGGCGACGGCCGACGAGGCGACCTTCTTCGACGGCCCTCCCGTGCTGGCCGTCGAGATCCTCTCGCCGTCGAACACCCAGGAGGAGATCGACGACAAGGTGGCCCTGTACCTGGCCGCCGGCGTCCCGATCGTCTGGGTGATCAACACGAGGTATCGGACGATCACCATCTATCGGCCCGACGCCGAGCCGGAGCTGGTCAACGCCCTCGGCGAGCTGGCGGCCGAGCCGCACCTGCCCGGCTTCCGGGTCGAGGCCCGGCGTGTGTTCGAATGA
- a CDS encoding DUF6065 family protein — translation MNPTTPPPDDDSRARPARSAGPIDFGSFVVTADASQGRPVSSSGPPPSSRPSPAPGPIPGMAPEPPPGCPETIEGLPPFELRALRIVDSGWGAGWELRPAPPRRPWMDEHTHAYHCLPLVVANQWGWEVLFPADVRVSWDGSPGLEGLRVEVDPQYQAAVKSQFGRGIVTFSPPWLFRTPPGWDLFAKGPSNRWKANCAPLEGIIETWWLPYTFTFNWKLVEPGEVRFERGECIGQILPVPHRTFAGARFVEELLAVEPGLAAQMGAWRDERRKRAGQRNQNHLMYRKAQDVQGHLVRVPVPRAGDGAGDGVGDGVGDGGAGPPGADPGDRPGGE, via the coding sequence ATGAACCCGACCACGCCCCCGCCAGACGACGATTCCCGAGCCCGGCCGGCCCGATCGGCCGGGCCGATCGACTTCGGCTCGTTCGTCGTCACGGCCGACGCGAGCCAGGGCCGGCCGGTCTCCTCGTCCGGGCCGCCGCCGAGTTCCCGGCCCTCCCCCGCCCCGGGGCCGATCCCGGGGATGGCGCCCGAGCCGCCGCCGGGCTGCCCGGAGACGATCGAGGGCCTGCCCCCCTTCGAGCTGCGGGCGCTGCGGATCGTCGACTCCGGCTGGGGGGCCGGCTGGGAGCTGAGGCCGGCGCCGCCGAGGCGGCCGTGGATGGACGAGCATACCCACGCCTATCACTGCCTGCCGCTGGTGGTGGCGAACCAGTGGGGCTGGGAGGTCCTCTTCCCGGCGGACGTCCGGGTGTCCTGGGACGGCTCCCCGGGGCTGGAGGGGCTCCGGGTGGAGGTCGACCCGCAGTACCAGGCCGCGGTCAAGAGCCAGTTCGGCCGGGGTATCGTCACGTTCTCCCCCCCCTGGCTGTTCCGGACGCCCCCCGGCTGGGACCTGTTCGCCAAGGGGCCGTCCAACCGCTGGAAGGCGAACTGCGCCCCGCTGGAGGGGATCATCGAGACGTGGTGGCTCCCCTACACGTTCACCTTCAACTGGAAGCTCGTCGAGCCGGGCGAGGTGAGATTCGAGCGGGGGGAGTGCATCGGCCAGATCCTGCCGGTGCCGCACCGGACGTTCGCCGGGGCGAGGTTCGTCGAGGAGTTGCTGGCCGTCGAGCCGGGCCTGGCGGCCCAGATGGGCGCCTGGCGGGACGAGCGGCGGAAGCGGGCCGGGCAGCGGAACCAGAACCACCTGATGTACCGCAAGGCCCAGGACGTGCAGGGCCACCTCGTCCGGGTGCCCGTGCCCCGGGCCGGGGACGGGGCCGGTGACGGTGTCGGTGACGGTGTCGGTGACGGCGGAGCAGGCCCCCCGGGGGCCGACCCGGGCGATCGCCCCGGCGGCGAGTGA